In one window of Amblyomma americanum isolate KBUSLIRL-KWMA chromosome 9, ASM5285725v1, whole genome shotgun sequence DNA:
- the LOC144104423 gene encoding uncharacterized protein LOC144104423, with protein sequence MAVATVGRSAHVYTLIGFGRDYDRRPTEFLAPFASNRVCCVCGVVPDKTALLACRNVLCRSCYDKSLEADDGTCPLHVSTKIDVEDIEWRPLSFKEVSKKKVRCWNAMNGCPVEVELLEMSEHWYTSCQFHNIVCIKCKSRVLQKDIVQHIREGCASNILPRTQDTTGGSESGEHVGNSGGVPQSQRFDVATIATSDVVRALNNLLGEKFASLQNKIQEHVTYERKQCEMVFTQCLDGAKLDTLAAMKDHLIEANNAQNDVCSQLKEDIMNIGHGISEQLEATTKDNVQAMEQLQDLVAKESEKTLRISRKTLEFASSVPNCHEWVVRGWAEMKTKALAQGEAWDFSQPRYFCGYLLKPAVLVYRDEESELKVHAGLELRKGSNDDYLEWPFCKSCRLTFVHPRVRPTARSLTLTPDAETFSELGKPEGGVNGAAVFSAGNYCHARDLENEGYVSADEIRIRFEVELFETGFAPEGARRGLRSLLQAHTPEEAGHRAGGGLYRFLPVGVRRWVSNQPPPAAKADAQTTRPRLRSQNSWAG encoded by the exons ATGGCGGTGGCAACGGTGGGTCGAAGTGCGCACGTGTACACCTTGATTGGTTTTGGGCGGGACTACGACCGCAGGCCCACGGAGTTCTTGGCTCCGTTCGCTTCGAACCGCGTCTGTTGCGTGTGCGGCGTGGTTCCGGACAAGACGGCGCTGCTAGCGTGTCGCAACGTGCTGTGCCGTAGCTGCTACGACAAGTCCCTCGAGGCAGACGATGGCACCTGCCCACTTCACGTGAGCACGAAGATCGACGTGGAGGATATTGAGTGGAGGCCGCTGTCTTTCAAAGAGGTGTCCAAGAAAAAG GTTCGATGCTGGAACGCCATGAATGGTTGCCCCGTGGAAGTCGAACTCTTGGAAATGTCCGAGCACTGGTATACCAGCTGCCAGTTTCACAACATTGTGTGCATAAAGTGCAAGAGCAGGGTTCTGCAAAAGGACATCGTTCAGCACATACGCGAAGGCTGCGCGTCGAACATCCTCCCCCGGACTCAAGACACAACGGGAGGCAGTGAGTCAGGAGAACACGTCGGCAACTCCGGTGGCGTACCACAGTCGCAGCGTTTTGATGTCGCCACTATCGCCACCTCCGATGTAGTGCGTGCCCTCAATAATCTACTCGGCGAAAAATTTGCTTCCCTGCAGAACAAGATCCAAGAGCACGTCACCTACGAGCGCAAGCAGTGCGAAATGGTGTTCACCCAGTGCTTGGACGGTGCGAAACTGGACACTTTGGCAGCCATGAAGGACCACCTGATCGAAGCTAACAACGCGCAAAACGATGTCTGCTCGCAGCTCAAGGAGGACATAATGAACATAGGCCACGGCATAAGTGAGCAGCTGGAAGCGACGACGAAAGACAATGTCCAAGCCATGGAACAGCTTCAAGACCTGGTGGCCAAGGAGTCTGAGAAGACCCTACGGATATCGAGGAAGACACTTGAGTTCGCGTCTAGCGTTCCCAACTGCCACGAGTGGGTCGTTCGTGGCTGGGCTGAGATGAAGACCAAGGCACTGGCGCAGGGAGAGGCCTGGGACTTCAGCCAACCTCGGTACTTCTGTGGGTATCTGCTGAAGCCCGCCGTCCTGGTCTACAGAGATGAGGAGAGCGAGCTGAAGGTCCACGCGGGCCTAGAACTGAGAAAAGGCAGCAACGACGATTACCTGGAATGGCCTTTTTGCAAGAGCTGCAGGCTCACCTTCGTCCACCCTCGAGTGCGGCCCACGGCTCGTTCCTTGACCCTGACGCCCGACGCAGAGACGTTCAGCGAACTTGGAAAGCCTGAAGGCGGGGTCAACGGGGCGGCAGTCTTCTCGGCGGGAAACTATTGCCATGCGCGCGATCTTGAAAACGAGGGCTACGTCAGCGCGGACGAGATCCGCATCCGGTTCGAG gttgagctgttcgaaactgggtttgcccccgaaggggcgcggcggggtttgcggagcctcctccaagcacacacgcctgaagaagccgggcaccgggccgggggtggcttgtaccgatttttaccggtgggtgtccggcggtgggtttcgaaccaaccacctcccgcagccaaagcggacgcccagaccactaggccacgactgcggtCTCAGAACAGCTG